The Pantoea trifolii nucleotide sequence ATTCGTTGCATCAACCACCTCGAAGAACATCAGCAAGGACGTATCGTGGTGGATGGTATCCATCTCAATCACGATGTGCGCAATATCGAACGCGTTCGTACCGAAGTAGGTATGGTTTTCCAGCATTTCAATCTTTTCCCGCATCTCACGGTTCTGCAAAACTGTACGCTGGCGCCGATTTGGGTACGCAAAATGCCGAAGAAAGAAGCGGAAGAGTTGGCCATGCATTACCTCCAGCGTGTGCGCATTGCCGAGCATGCGCATAAGTTTCCCGGCCAGCTTTCGGGTGGTCAGCAGCAGCGCGTGGCTATCGCTCGTTCACTCTGTATGAAGCCGAAAATTATGCTGTTTGATGAGCCAACTTCAGCGCTCGATCCTGAGATGGTCAAAGAGGTGCTCGATACGATGATTGGCCTGGCAGAAGATGGCATGACCATGCTGTGTGTTACCCATGAGATGGGATTTGCGCGTACCGTGGCGGATCGCGTGATCTTTATGGATCGCGGTGAAATCGTGGAAGAAGCTCCACCTCAGGAGTTCTTCGCTAACCCGAAATCAGAACGTACGCGTGCGTTTCTGTCGCAGGTTATTCATTAATATCCAGATAGTGAGATTGAAAAGCGCCTCTGCTGCAAAGCAGGGGCTTTTTTATAACTGCAATTTTAATGGGGTGCTTTTGGCGGGCATAGACGGTTTTGATGCATACAAAAAAGCCCTGAACTTTCGTTCAGGGCTTTTGTGTTTGATGCCTGGCAGTTCCCTACTCTCGCATGGGGAGACCCCACACTACCATTGGCGCTACGGCGTTTCACTTCTGAGTTCGGCATGGGGTCAGGTGGGACCACCGCGCTAAAGCCGCCAGGCAAATTCTGTAATTTACCGAACTCACGCTTTAAAACTGGTGCTGATACCCAGAGTCGAACTGGGGACCTCACCCTTACCAAGGGTGCGCTCTACCAACTGAGCCATATCAGCACACTTTAATTTGATGCCTGGCAGTTCCCTACTCTCGCATGGGGAGACCCCACACTACCATCGGCGCTACGGCGTTTCACTTCTGAGTTCGGCATGGGGTCAGGTGGGACCACCGCGCTAAAGCCGCCAGGCAAATTCTTTGCGCAAAAACGAATAACATCCGCTTCTGCTAAATCTTTAATCCGTAAAACAAGCTGAAAATCCGGTCTCTCAGACCAAAACGCCTCTGGCGTTGTAAGGTTAAGCCTCACGGGTCATTAGTACCGGTTAGCTCAACGCATCGCTGCGCTTACACATCCGGCCTATCAACGTCGTAGTCTTCAACGTCCCTTCAGGACTCTCAAGGAGTCAGGGAGAACTCATCTCGGGGCAAGTTTCGTGCTTAGATGCTTTCAGCACTTATCTTTTCCGCACTTAGCTACCGGGCAGTGCCATTGGCATGACAACCCGAACACCAGTGGTGCGTTCACTCCGGTCCTCTCGTACTAGGAGCAACCCCCCTCAATTCTCCAGCGCCCACGGCAGATAGGGACCGAACTGTCTCACGACGTTCTAAACCCAGCTCGCGTACCACTTTAAACGGCGAACAGCCGTACCCTTGGGACCTACTTCAGCCCCAGGATGTGATGAGCCGACATCGAGGTGCCAAACACCGCCGTCGATATGAACTCTTGGGCGGTATCAGCCTGTTATCCCCGGAGTACCTTTTATCCGTTGAGCGATGGCCCTTCCATTCAGAACCACCGGATCACTATGACCTGCTTTCGCACCTGCTCGAGCCGTCACTCTCGCAGTCAAGCTGGCTTATGCCATTGCACTAACCTCCTGATGTCCGACCAGGATTAGCCAACCTTCGTGCTCCTCCGTTACTCTTTGGGAGGAGACCGCCCCAGTCAAACTACCCACCAGACACTGTCCGCAGCCCGGATTACGGGCCTACGTTAGAACATCAAACATTAAAGGGTGGTATTTCAAGGTTGGCTCCACGCAGACTGGCGTCCACGCTTCAAAGCCTCCCACCTATCCTACACATCAAGGCTCAATGTTCAGTGTCAAGCTATAGTAAAGGTTCACGGGGTCTTTCCGTCTTGCCGCGGGTACACTGCATCTTCACAGCGATTTCAATTTCACTGAGTCTCGGGTGGAGACAGCCTGGCCATCATTACGCCATTCGTGCAGGTCGGAACTTACCCGACAAGGAATTTCGCTACCTTAGGACCGTTATAGTTACGGCCGCCGTTTACCGGGGCTTCGATCAAGAGCTTCTCCTTGCGGATAACCCCATCAATTAACCTTCCGGCACCGGGCAGGCGTCACACCGTATACGTCCACTTTCGTGTTTGCACAGTGCTGTGTTTTTAATAAACAGTTGCAGCCAGCTGGTATCTTCGACTGGCTTCAGCTCCGGGAGCAAGTCCCTTCACCTACGCGCCAGCGTGCCTTCTCCCGAAGTTACGGCACCATTTTGCCTAGTTCCTTCACCCGAGTTCTCTCAAGCGCCTTGGTATTCTCTACCTGACCACCTGTGTCGGTTTGGGGTACGATTTCGTGTTACCTGGAGCTTAGAGGCTTTTCCTGGAAGCAGGGCATCAGTTACTTCACCACCGTAGTGGCTCGTCGTCACGCCTCAGCCTTAAGATATCCCGGATTTACCAAAGATATCAGCCTACACGCTTAAACCGGGACAACCGTCGCCCGGATAACCTAGCCTTCTCCGTCCCCCCTTCGCAGTAACACCAAGTGCAGGAATATTAACCTGCTTCCCATCGACTACGCTTTTCAGCCTCGCCTTAGGGGTCGACTCACCCTGCTCCGATTAACGTTGAACAGGAACCCTTGGTCTTCCGGCGAGCGGGCTTTTCACCCGCTTTATCGTTACTTATGTCAGCATTCGCACTTCTGATACCTCCAGCATGCCTCACAGCACACCTTCAACGGCTTACAGAACGCTCCCCTACCCAACAACACATAGTGTCGCTGCCGCAGCTTCGGTGCATGGTTTAGCCCCGTTACATCTTCCGCGCAGGCCGACTCGACCAGTGAGCTATTACGCTTTCTTTAAATGATGGCTGCTTCTAAGCCAACATCCTGGCTGTCTGTGCCTTCCCACATCGTTTCCCACTTAACCATGACTTTGGGACCTTAGCTGGCGGTCTGGGTTGTTTCCCTCTTCACGACGGACGTTAGCACCCGCCGTGTGTCTCCCGTGATAACATTCTTCGGTATTCGCAGTTTGCATCGGGTTGGTAAGCCGGGATGGCCCCCTAGCCGAAACAGTGCTCTACCCCCGAAGATGAGTTCACGAGGCGCTACCTAAATAGCTTTCGGGGAGAACCAGCTATCTCCCGGTTTGATTGGCCTTTCACCCCCAGCCACAAGTCATCCGCTAATTTTTCAACATTAGTCGGTTCGGTCCTCCAGTTAGTGTTACCCAACCTTCAACCTGCCCATGGCTAGATCACCGGGTTTCGGGTCTATACCCTGCAACTTAACGCCCAGTTAAGACTCGGTTTCCCTGCGGCTCCCCTATACGGTTAACCTTGCTACAGAATATAAGTCGCTGACCCATTATACAAAAGGTACGCAGTCACCCCATTAAAGAGGCTCCCACTGCTTGTACGTACACGGTTTCAGGTTCTGTTTCACTCCCCTCGCCGGGGTTCTTTTCGCCTTTCCCTCACGGTACTGGTTCACTATCGGTCAGTCAGGAGTATTTAGCCTTGGAGGATGGTCCCCCCATATTCAGACAGGATACCACGTGTCCCGCCCTACTCTTCGAACTCACAGTATGTGCACTTTCGTGTACGGGGCTATCACCCGGTATCGCGCGACTTTCCAGACGCTTCCACTAACGCACAAACTGATTCAGGTTCTGGGCTGTTCCCCGTTCGCTCGCCGCTACTGGGGGAATCTCGGTTGATTTCTTTTCCTCTGGGTACTTAGATGTTTCAGTTCCCCAGGTTCGCCTCGCAACACTATGTATTCATGTTGCGATGATGCACTGAGTGCACCGGGTTTCCCCATTCGGACATCGTCGGCTGTAGCGGTTCATATCACCTTACCGACGCTTTACGCAGATTAGCACGTCCTTCATCGCCTCTGACTGCCAGGGCATCCACCGTGTACGCTTAGTCGCTTAACCTCACAACCCACAGGCGTTTTGCAACGCTGCGGACTGCAGGCATTGAGAGACTCGAACATGTTGTTATTCATTTCTTATTACGGAGAAATGAACCAACACGTCGTTTCAATTTTCAGCTTGTTCCGGATTGTTAAAGAGCAATAACTTCGCAATGTACCCGAGGATACATTCTGAAGTTAGTTATCAACGTGGGGTCGTTGATGGTGGAGCTAAGCGGGATCGAACCGCTGACCTCCTGCGTGCAAGGCAGGCGCTCTCCCAGCTGAGCTATAGCCCCATAGAGTTTTGCAAAACGCGTGCTTACCAGGAGAATTCTTTCAGGTTCAAGGCGTGTCGATGCGAAGCATACTCAAGTATGCGAGCTATCGGCACAACGCGGAAACTGGAAGAATTTGGTAGGCCTGAGTGGACTTGAACCACCGACCTCACCCTTATCAGGGGTGCGCTCTAACCACCTGAGCTACAAGCCTGCAGGCGTTTTACGCTCTTCTTTAATTTCATCAGACAATCTGTGTGAGCACTGCGCGGGAAGGTATCTTCAGGTAAGGAGGTGATCCAACCGCAGGTTCCCCTACGGTTACCTTGTTACGACTTCACCCCAGTCATGAATCACAAAGTGGTAAGCGCCCTCCCGAAGGTTAAGCTACCTACTTCTTTTGCAACC carries:
- a CDS encoding amino acid ABC transporter ATP-binding protein, whose protein sequence is MTQTMTNAADAMMITLENVNKWYGQFHVLKDINLKVKPRERIVLCGPSGSGKSTTIRCINHLEEHQQGRIVVDGIHLNHDVRNIERVRTEVGMVFQHFNLFPHLTVLQNCTLAPIWVRKMPKKEAEELAMHYLQRVRIAEHAHKFPGQLSGGQQQRVAIARSLCMKPKIMLFDEPTSALDPEMVKEVLDTMIGLAEDGMTMLCVTHEMGFARTVADRVIFMDRGEIVEEAPPQEFFANPKSERTRAFLSQVIH